The genomic region GACTTTTCGCTTCGTTGAGTTCCACCTCCCGGGTAATATCTTGCACGGTCATCGCAATTCCCTTGAGGCTTTCCCGATATTGTTCCGCCAAATTGGGTTTGGAACTGTCGTGGTAGAGGGTGCATTCCTTCGCTTCCGGGCGTTCCGGGAACGTACAGGTATCGTCGAGATTGTAGGTACAGCTACTGCATAACGGCTCGTTTCCCGGGGACTTGTGCAGTAGAACCGTAGTCAGCAAAATGCGGACCGTGCGGCGATTCGGTTCGGTGAGGGTAATGCGGAATTCGCCACCTTCGCGTCCGGCGTAATCTCCCGAGGGAGTAGCGTTGTCCGAGGCGGGATAGCCCCCGGTGAGGGCATTTCCGGCGGCAATTTCGTACAGTGGGCTGGTCAGTTCCGCCACCACCGGGGTGGGGAGGTAGTCGAGGACATTTTCAGAAACGACGTTTTTCCCTTCCCACCCGAAAATGCGGCGGGCGGTGGGATTGACCAAGACGACTTGAAGGGAAGTATCGAGTAAAACGGCGCCGTCGGCGATCGTTGAAACGAGAGTTTCGAGTTTGGCTTTTTCGGCGGTGAGTTCTTCGATATTTTGTTCTTCGTAGCGCTCCAAACGTTCCGCCATTTCGTTAAAGCTGCAAATTAATTCCCCCAGTTCCCCTTCGAGGGGAAGGTCGATGCGCTGTTTGAAGTTTCCGGCGGCAATATTTTTAACGCCGAGGAGGAGTTCTTTAATCGGTTTGGTGATGGTCAGGGCGTTGAAGACGGCGCCTAAGATCACCATGACCCAGATGGAGACAAAAACGGCGATCGTCACGTCTCGGGTGAGGTTAGAAGAGGTGACCACCGTGGGATTGGGGTTAATGCCGATCGCCAAGACCCCGAGATAGGCCCCTTCGTGAATCAGGGGGACGAAAACATCGGTGACTTCGCCGTCTGGGGTTTGGTGTTGGCGCACCATCGGCAGCTCGAAATTGCTCGTCGCCGCTTCCGGTAACTGGATGCGCCGTTGGATAGTCAGGGAATTCTGCACTTCCGATTCCGAGAAGGGAATCCCGAGGAAGATTTTCCCTTCTGCGTCGGCGTAGAGCATGTAGCGGATGCTCGTCGTGCTGCTGTAGAAACGGTGGGAAAAGCGGGCGACTTCAGTCAAGTTATCTTCGGCGACGAGGGGGGCGACATTCGCCGCTAACAGCAGACCCAAGTCCCGACCGAAGCGGGTATCGTTGAGGCGGGCGTCCTGTTGAATGGTGTTGACCGCCCAGAAGGTCAAGCCGCTCATAATTAAGGAGACGACCAAAGTCGCCGCCGCCATCAAGCGGGTTTGGAGAGTGAACTCCGACCACCAACGGGCGATAATTTCTCCGATCTTGTGAATGAGAGCCAGCAAGGTAGATTTTTAGGGATGACAGCAATAACACGAAGGCGAGAACGCAGGCGCGGGCGATCGCCGGACGCTGCTATTGCCAGTTTATCAAGATCGGGGAGATCCGGGAGGCTTCCCCCATTGCGGATGGTCAGATCTCGCTCGTTTCCAGGATGGCAGCGATCGCGCATAAATTAGAGGACTGTCCCGATGGAAGGGCGAACAATTTTTGCGCCTCCTTCTATAGAGAACCTCCCACCCGTCAAGTTCGGCCTGTTTACATCGTTCTGACTCGGTGTCCGATGTCGCGGCGGTAGTAGGCGCCCTCGAAATCGATACAGTCTACCGCGTGATAGGCTTTGGCGAACGCATTGTCGAAATTATCGGCGATCGCGCTGACCCCCAACACCCGACCGCCAGCCGTGACCAACTCTCCCGCCTTGAGCTCAGTTCCGGCGTGGAAGACGATCGCCCCCGCCTCGGTGGCGCGATCGAGTCCCGCAATGGTTTTACCATTTTCGTAAGACCCGGGATAACCGCCCGACGCCATCACCACGCAAGCAGAGGCCCCGGATTTCCAGCGCAAAGGCGGAAAATCGG from Oxynema aestuarii AP17 harbors:
- a CDS encoding ATP-binding protein; translation: MLALIHKIGEIIARWWSEFTLQTRLMAAATLVVSLIMSGLTFWAVNTIQQDARLNDTRFGRDLGLLLAANVAPLVAEDNLTEVARFSHRFYSSTTSIRYMLYADAEGKIFLGIPFSESEVQNSLTIQRRIQLPEAATSNFELPMVRQHQTPDGEVTDVFVPLIHEGAYLGVLAIGINPNPTVVTSSNLTRDVTIAVFVSIWVMVILGAVFNALTITKPIKELLLGVKNIAAGNFKQRIDLPLEGELGELICSFNEMAERLERYEEQNIEELTAEKAKLETLVSTIADGAVLLDTSLQVVLVNPTARRIFGWEGKNVVSENVLDYLPTPVVAELTSPLYEIAAGNALTGGYPASDNATPSGDYAGREGGEFRITLTEPNRRTVRILLTTVLLHKSPGNEPLCSSCTYNLDDTCTFPERPEAKECTLYHDSSKPNLAEQYRESLKGIAMTVQDITREVELNEAKSQFISNVSHELRTPLFNIKSFIETLHEYGEDLSADERSEFLETANRETDRLTRLVNDVLDLSRLESCRVYHFEAVDIAQPIEQTLRTYQLNAKDKGIELIQDIESDLPPVVGNYDLLLQVFANLVGNALKFTETGGKVALRAYLLDTGDRVHGRWEREHWIPNPRCSLTPEGGDTPERVRIEVGDTGIGIDIEDQEIIFDRFSRVENRVHTLEGTGLGLSIVKNIIEKHHTQVYLVSEVSVGTTFWFDLAVYREPDKTQQEPGDRVPAISSGEETPTPVS